From the Microcoleus sp. FACHB-831 genome, one window contains:
- a CDS encoding fasciclin domain-containing protein — MGNAHPNDVVKLKSATTVEGSDVKINASNGGVKVDDAKVATADVAADNGVIHIINTVLLPA; from the coding sequence GTGGGCAATGCCCACCCTAATGATGTGGTGAAGCTTAAGTCAGCTACCACAGTTGAAGGTTCAGATGTGAAAATTAACGCTTCCAATGGCGGCGTCAAGGTGGATGATGCCAAAGTCGCAACAGCAGATGTTGCTGCTGATAACGGTGTTATCCACATTATTAACACAGTATTGCTTCCTGCCTAA